A genomic window from Streptomyces sp. WMMC940 includes:
- a CDS encoding Pls/PosA family non-ribosomal peptide synthetase, whose translation MVEKSVEVLTPEPDESALTEHRIDGPATGTGTAGAEKDFAEVLAGLVKAEQISAESHFFEDLCANSLVMAQFCARVRKRDDLPSVSMKDIYQYPTIRSLVTALVAEKPASEAAPPPEPAESAVPVSRRTYVLCGTAQTLIFLAYCFALGTVTVRGYEWVSRGSGLQHIYLRSMVFGSAAMIALCLFPIAAKWILVGRWKPQEFPVWGLAYLRFWTVKVLVNANPMRFYVGNPLYVLYLRALGARIGKGVTILSRTVPVCTDLLTIGDGTVIRKESYFIGYRAHAGRIQTGRVTIGRDAFVGEKTVLDIDTSMGDRAQLGHTSALQSGESIPAGEHWHGSPAERTDVDYVRVPAARCSTLRRTLFGLGTVLQLFVLYVPLMVGGAYLLVTEIPALNQVLGPGATHIASASLYIDALVLSVVLFFGFLVLGLVWLFTVPRLLSLAIEPDRVYPLYGLQYSLHRLIARMTNVKFFGWLFGDSSYIVHYLRFLGYDLSKVEQTGSNFGTHVQHESPYLTTVGTGTMVADGLSVMNAEFSGTSFRVSRAVIGPHSFLGNNIAYPSGGRTGENTLLATKVMIPLDGEVREDVGLLGAPCFGIPRTVERDTRFDHLRTGEEFHRNLAAKNRYNLRTMAYWLFVRWVHSFVLTVLALATLDVYGVLGHLVVALYLSITLAFTACYFTLSERLITRFRPLEPKLCSIYDPYFWWHERLWKVPEHYLNLFSGTPYKTLLWRMLGVRMGRRVFDDGAGFTERTLTTVGDFCTLNQASRVQCHSQEDGTFKSDHSVLGNGCTLGVNAHVHYGVTMGDHAQLAADAFLMKGEEMPAHARWVGNPAAEARGAAYRPVAVNGSPQPHAASGRG comes from the coding sequence ATGGTGGAAAAGTCTGTCGAGGTCCTGACGCCCGAGCCGGATGAATCGGCGCTCACCGAGCACCGAATTGACGGTCCGGCGACGGGAACGGGGACGGCAGGTGCCGAGAAGGACTTCGCCGAAGTGCTGGCCGGCCTGGTCAAGGCCGAGCAGATATCCGCGGAAAGCCACTTCTTCGAGGACCTGTGCGCCAACTCGCTGGTCATGGCGCAGTTCTGTGCCCGGGTCAGGAAGCGCGACGACCTTCCCTCGGTGTCGATGAAGGACATCTATCAGTACCCCACGATCCGCAGCCTGGTGACGGCGCTCGTGGCCGAAAAGCCCGCATCCGAAGCCGCACCGCCACCCGAACCGGCCGAGAGCGCCGTACCCGTCAGCAGAAGGACGTACGTCCTGTGCGGAACCGCGCAGACCCTGATTTTCCTTGCCTACTGCTTCGCCCTCGGCACCGTCACCGTCCGTGGCTACGAGTGGGTTTCCAGAGGCTCGGGCCTCCAGCACATCTATCTGCGGTCCATGGTCTTCGGCAGCGCCGCGATGATTGCGCTCTGCCTCTTCCCCATCGCCGCCAAGTGGATTCTGGTGGGCCGTTGGAAGCCACAGGAATTCCCTGTCTGGGGACTCGCCTATCTGCGGTTCTGGACCGTCAAGGTGCTGGTCAACGCGAACCCGATGAGATTCTACGTCGGGAATCCGCTGTACGTCCTCTATCTGCGGGCCCTCGGTGCCCGTATCGGAAAGGGCGTCACCATCCTTTCCCGGACCGTCCCGGTGTGCACCGACCTGCTCACGATCGGCGACGGCACGGTCATCCGCAAGGAGTCCTACTTCATCGGCTACCGCGCCCACGCCGGACGCATCCAGACGGGCCGCGTCACGATCGGACGGGACGCGTTCGTCGGTGAGAAGACCGTGCTCGACATCGACACGTCGATGGGCGATCGGGCCCAACTGGGCCACACCTCCGCATTGCAGAGCGGTGAGTCGATCCCGGCCGGCGAGCACTGGCACGGCTCCCCGGCCGAGCGCACCGACGTCGACTACGTGCGCGTGCCGGCGGCGCGTTGCAGCACGCTGCGCCGGACGCTCTTCGGGCTCGGCACCGTGCTGCAACTGTTCGTGCTGTACGTCCCGCTGATGGTCGGCGGCGCGTACCTCCTGGTGACGGAGATTCCGGCGCTGAACCAGGTACTCGGCCCCGGCGCCACGCACATCGCGTCGGCGAGCCTTTACATCGACGCCCTGGTCCTGTCCGTCGTCCTCTTCTTCGGCTTCCTCGTCCTGGGTCTGGTCTGGCTGTTCACCGTGCCGCGGCTGCTGAGCCTGGCGATCGAGCCGGACAGGGTCTATCCGCTGTACGGCCTGCAGTACTCGCTGCACCGGCTCATCGCGCGGATGACCAACGTCAAGTTCTTCGGCTGGCTCTTCGGGGACAGCTCGTACATCGTCCACTACCTGCGCTTCCTCGGCTACGACCTGTCCAAGGTGGAGCAGACCGGGTCCAACTTCGGCACCCATGTGCAGCACGAGTCCCCCTACCTCACCACGGTGGGTACCGGAACGATGGTCGCCGACGGTCTCTCCGTCATGAACGCGGAATTCTCGGGAACGTCGTTTCGCGTCTCCCGGGCCGTCATAGGCCCGCACAGCTTCCTCGGCAACAACATCGCCTACCCGTCCGGGGGCAGGACCGGCGAGAACACCCTGCTCGCGACGAAGGTGATGATCCCGCTCGACGGCGAAGTCCGCGAGGACGTGGGCCTGCTGGGAGCGCCGTGCTTCGGGATCCCGCGCACCGTCGAGCGCGACACCCGCTTCGACCACCTGAGGACCGGCGAGGAGTTCCACCGCAACCTGGCCGCGAAGAACCGGTACAACCTCCGCACCATGGCGTACTGGTTGTTCGTGCGGTGGGTGCACTCGTTCGTGCTGACGGTGCTCGCTCTGGCGACGCTCGACGTGTACGGCGTGCTCGGGCATCTGGTGGTCGCGCTGTACCTCTCGATCACCCTGGCGTTCACAGCGTGCTACTTCACCCTGTCGGAACGGCTCATCACCCGCTTCCGGCCGCTGGAACCCAAGCTGTGCTCCATCTACGACCCGTACTTCTGGTGGCACGAGCGCCTCTGGAAGGTTCCCGAGCACTACCTCAACCTCTTCAGCGGCACGCCCTACAAGACGCTGCTGTGGCGGATGCTGGGCGTGCGCATGGGCAGGCGGGTCTTCGACGACGGCGCGGGCTTCACGGAGCGGACGCTGACCACGGTCGGCGACTTCTGCACGCTGAACCAGGCGAGCAGGGTCCAGTGCCACTCGCAGGAGGACGGCACGTTCAAGTCCGACCACAGCGTCCTCGGCAACGGATGCACCCTCGGCGTCAACGCCCACGTGCACTACGGCGTGACCATGGGCGACCACGCCCAGCTCGCCGCCGACGCCTTCCTGATGAAGGGCGAGGAAATGCCCGCGCACGCACGGTGGGTCGGGAATCCGGCCGCCGAGGCACGTGGGGCCGCCTACCGACCCGTCGCCGTGAACGGCAGCCCGCAGCCGCACGCGGCGTCCGGGCGAGGGTGA
- a CDS encoding DUF2000 domain-containing protein: protein METVNEPVRFETKIAVVLRDDLQMWQRLNMTAFLVSGIGRKEPEVIGEPYADADGTEYLPMFRQPVLVFEASKEQLTTCHQRAVGRAVPLSVFTTDLFTTNNDRDNRAAVRAVHRDQLDLVGIAVYGPRNAVDKIIKGARMHP from the coding sequence ATGGAAACCGTCAACGAACCCGTTCGTTTCGAGACAAAGATCGCCGTGGTCTTGCGCGATGATCTTCAGATGTGGCAGCGCCTCAACATGACGGCGTTTCTGGTCAGCGGCATCGGCCGAAAGGAGCCGGAGGTAATCGGCGAACCCTATGCGGATGCCGACGGCACCGAGTACCTCCCCATGTTCCGGCAGCCGGTACTCGTATTCGAGGCGAGCAAGGAGCAGCTGACGACGTGCCATCAGCGCGCCGTCGGCAGGGCCGTTCCCCTGTCCGTGTTCACCACGGACCTCTTCACCACCAACAACGACCGGGACAACAGGGCTGCCGTGCGCGCCGTGCACCGTGACCAGCTTGACCTGGTCGGCATCGCGGTCTACGGGCCGCGAAACGCGGTGGACAAGATCATCAAGGGCGCTCGCATGCACCCGTGA
- a CDS encoding DNA-directed RNA polymerase subunit alpha, with the protein MLIAQRPSLTEEVVDEFRSRFVIEPLEPGFGYTLGNSLRRTLLSSIPGAAVTSIRIDGVLHEFTTVPGVKEDVTDLILNIKQLVVSSEHDEPVVMYLRKQGPGLVTAADIAPPAGVEVHNPNLVLATLNGKGKLEMELTVERGRGYVSAVQNKQVGQEIGRIPVDSIYSPVLKVTYKVEATRVEQRTDFDKLIVDVETKQAMRPRDAMASAGKTLVELFGLARELNIEAEGIDMGPSPTDAALAADLALPIEELELTVRSYNCLKREGVHSVGELLARSEADLMDIRNFGAKSIDEVKAKLAGMGLALKDSPPGFDPTAAVDTFATNDADTRFVETEQY; encoded by the coding sequence GTGCTGATTGCTCAGCGTCCTTCGTTGACCGAAGAGGTCGTCGACGAGTTCCGCTCCCGGTTCGTGATCGAGCCGCTGGAGCCGGGCTTCGGCTACACCCTCGGCAACTCCCTTCGCCGCACGCTCCTCTCCTCGATCCCGGGTGCGGCGGTCACGTCCATCCGTATCGACGGTGTCCTGCACGAGTTCACCACCGTGCCGGGCGTCAAGGAGGACGTCACCGATCTGATCCTCAACATCAAGCAGCTGGTCGTCTCCTCGGAGCACGACGAGCCGGTCGTGATGTACCTGCGCAAGCAGGGCCCGGGTCTGGTCACCGCCGCCGACATCGCGCCTCCGGCCGGTGTCGAGGTACACAACCCCAACCTCGTCCTCGCCACGCTCAACGGCAAGGGCAAGCTGGAGATGGAGCTGACGGTCGAGCGCGGTCGCGGTTACGTCTCCGCCGTGCAGAACAAGCAGGTGGGCCAGGAGATCGGGCGCATCCCGGTCGACTCGATCTATTCGCCGGTTCTGAAGGTCACGTACAAGGTCGAGGCCACGCGTGTCGAGCAGCGTACCGACTTCGACAAGCTGATCGTCGACGTCGAGACCAAGCAGGCGATGCGTCCGCGTGACGCCATGGCCTCCGCCGGTAAGACCCTGGTCGAGCTGTTCGGTCTCGCCCGCGAGCTGAACATCGAGGCCGAGGGCATCGACATGGGCCCGTCCCCCACGGACGCCGCCCTTGCCGCTGATCTGGCGCTGCCGATCGAGGAGCTCGAACTCACCGTCCGTTCGTACAACTGCCTCAAACGTGAGGGCGTCCACTCGGTGGGTGAGCTTCTGGCGCGTTCCGAGGCGGACCTGATGGACATCCGTAACTTCGGTGCGAAGTCCATCGACGAGGTCAAGGCGAAGCTGGCCGGCATGGGCCTGGCCCTCAAGGACAGCCCGCCCGGATTCGACCCCACGGCCGCGGTCGACACCTTCGCCACCAACGACGCGGACACGAGGTTCGTCGAGACCGAGCAATACTGA
- a CDS encoding PIN domain-containing protein: MTRSPATPGGTLVLDSEGLAKAVLRDRTVTAWLALARADDLRVITSAATLVEVVHPRINRPALEWTLSRLVVEPVTEPIARHAAALLADAGLHGHKYAIDAMLSATALAAPGPATILTSDPEDLTALCGGHATVIKV, encoded by the coding sequence GTGACCCGCTCCCCCGCCACCCCCGGCGGCACCCTCGTACTGGACAGCGAGGGACTGGCCAAGGCCGTCCTCCGCGACCGCACGGTCACCGCCTGGCTCGCCCTCGCCCGAGCCGACGACCTGCGGGTGATCACCTCCGCGGCCACCCTGGTGGAAGTCGTCCACCCGCGGATCAACCGCCCCGCCCTGGAGTGGACGCTCTCGCGCCTCGTCGTCGAACCGGTCACCGAGCCCATCGCCCGCCACGCCGCCGCCCTCCTCGCCGACGCCGGCCTGCACGGCCACAAGTACGCCATCGACGCCATGCTCAGCGCCACCGCCCTCGCCGCCCCCGGGCCGGCCACGATCCTCACCTCGGATCCCGAGGACCTGACCGCGCTGTGCGGTGGGCACGCCACCGTCATCAAAGTCTGA
- a CDS encoding helix-turn-helix transcriptional regulator, with translation MVERPQIRAWRPPLAGIDEVFHARITDHVYPMHTHETWTLLIVDDGMVRYDLERHEHGALDRTVTLLPPHVPHNGRSVTPDGFRKRVVYLDSTQLDDGLVGLAVDSPVLDDPLLRRRIHQLHLSLEHVGDELEAESRLTLVSERLRDHLLQRVEDRSEVRDAGIAHRLRELLDERFVEGVSLQDASEALHVHPAHLVRVFSREFGMGPHQYLTGRRVDLARRLLLGGMAPRLVAAASGFYDQSHFSRHFKRMLGISPGLYARSGGDPRSALTTL, from the coding sequence ATGGTTGAGCGTCCGCAGATCCGGGCCTGGCGTCCGCCGCTGGCGGGAATCGACGAGGTCTTCCATGCCCGCATCACCGACCACGTCTACCCCATGCACACCCATGAGACATGGACGCTGCTGATCGTGGACGACGGCATGGTCAGGTACGACCTCGAGCGTCATGAGCACGGCGCCCTCGACCGGACAGTCACCCTGCTGCCCCCGCACGTCCCACATAATGGACGCTCCGTCACTCCGGACGGATTCCGGAAGCGGGTGGTGTACCTCGACTCCACCCAACTCGATGACGGCCTCGTCGGACTCGCGGTGGACAGCCCGGTCCTGGACGATCCGCTGTTGCGCCGCCGCATCCACCAACTGCATCTGAGTCTCGAACATGTCGGCGACGAACTGGAGGCGGAGAGCCGGCTGACGCTGGTGTCGGAGCGGCTGCGCGACCACCTGCTGCAGCGGGTCGAGGACCGGTCCGAGGTACGTGACGCCGGGATCGCGCACCGGCTGCGCGAACTGCTCGACGAGAGGTTCGTGGAGGGGGTGAGCCTTCAGGACGCCTCCGAGGCCCTGCATGTCCATCCGGCCCATCTCGTGCGGGTGTTCAGCCGCGAGTTCGGCATGGGACCGCACCAGTACCTCACCGGCCGCCGCGTCGACCTCGCCAGGCGTCTGCTGCTGGGCGGAATGGCGCCACGCCTCGTGGCCGCCGCGTCCGGCTTCTACGACCAGTCCCACTTCAGCCGGCACTTCAAGCGGATGCTGGGCATCAGTCCCGGCCTGTACGCCCGCAGCGGCGGCGACCCCCGGTCGGCCCTGACAACGTTGTGA
- a CDS encoding site-specific integrase: MDLNEHHGAASQPEQPADRTPAQPHGGSAVAGLAGEFGAELVRAIRVGLAEVSNSGQGARGPSHMSWYSFATEYARAHWPGRAAKTRDEVSDALTAVTMAMLGDLPGRPNGHLLRRALRHWAFVTLRPGQGEMSVQDRLVLQWVAKASRPLVDLHDPVLARDVLESLRRKLDGSEAAVETMRRKRKVLVHALHYAVERGELGRCTTRALRPEEAVAVALPDCRLPRTGWGRLILHRTRPQAGKRWTDTGEFHDERGLKNRPPGETRVVPLPPHLVAMWREHVATFGTADDGRLFFTEQGRVVSYSTYHRVWRESRDLALSPALTSTPLAKRPYDLRHSALSTWLCAGADPAEVAQRAGNSVEVLLSRYAKCLYDRQSINNQRIEGLLSSYGQPPEPD; the protein is encoded by the coding sequence ATGGACCTGAACGAGCACCACGGCGCCGCATCTCAGCCCGAGCAGCCTGCGGACCGAACCCCGGCGCAGCCGCACGGCGGCAGCGCGGTCGCGGGCTTGGCCGGAGAGTTCGGGGCGGAGCTGGTGCGGGCCATCCGCGTGGGACTGGCCGAGGTGAGCAACTCCGGCCAGGGGGCACGGGGGCCGTCGCACATGAGCTGGTACTCCTTCGCGACCGAGTACGCGCGAGCCCATTGGCCAGGCCGGGCGGCGAAGACCCGGGACGAGGTCAGCGACGCGCTGACGGCCGTCACGATGGCGATGCTGGGGGACCTTCCGGGCCGGCCGAACGGGCACCTGCTGCGCCGTGCCCTGCGGCACTGGGCGTTCGTCACGCTCCGGCCGGGACAGGGGGAGATGTCGGTGCAGGACCGGCTGGTGCTGCAGTGGGTCGCCAAGGCATCCCGTCCCCTGGTGGATCTGCATGATCCGGTCCTGGCACGTGATGTGCTGGAGTCGCTGCGCCGCAAGCTGGACGGGAGTGAGGCGGCGGTGGAGACGATGCGCCGTAAGCGCAAGGTGCTGGTGCACGCGCTGCATTACGCCGTGGAGCGGGGCGAGCTGGGCAGATGTACTACGCGGGCCCTGCGTCCGGAGGAGGCGGTCGCGGTGGCGCTGCCGGACTGCCGGCTGCCCCGCACTGGGTGGGGGCGGCTGATCCTGCACCGTACTCGGCCGCAGGCGGGTAAACGGTGGACCGACACCGGCGAGTTCCATGATGAGCGCGGGCTGAAGAACCGCCCGCCCGGGGAGACGCGGGTGGTGCCGCTGCCCCCGCATCTGGTGGCGATGTGGAGGGAGCATGTTGCCACGTTCGGCACGGCCGACGATGGGCGGCTGTTCTTCACCGAACAGGGCCGGGTCGTCAGCTACTCCACCTACCACCGGGTCTGGCGCGAGAGCCGCGACCTTGCCCTGTCTCCGGCGCTCACCAGCACGCCGCTCGCGAAGCGGCCGTACGATCTGCGGCATTCGGCGCTGTCCACGTGGCTGTGCGCGGGCGCGGACCCGGCCGAGGTCGCCCAGCGGGCCGGCAACAGTGTCGAGGTTCTGCTGTCCCGGTACGCGAAGTGCCTGTATGACCGGCAGTCCATCAACAACCAGCGCATCGAAGGGCTGTTGAGCTCCTACGGCCAGCCGCCTGAGCCTGACTAG
- a CDS encoding NYN domain-containing protein: MESTAKLAVLIDADNAKPSALEELLAEVAKYGTAHVKRAYGDWTGTQLKGRKDQLLAQSIQPIQQFAYTTGKNATDSAMVIDAMDLLYSGRFDGFCIVSSDSDFTRLAARIRESGLTVYGFGERKTPKPFVAACDKFLYIENLKSATAPAEAKPAARATAVKLKGDTALVNLLRQAVEAASDDDGWAHLANVGHIITKQRSDFDSRTYGYTKLSDLLAATTLFEMDRRTPGGGKTAVIYARDKRHTGNGPKETVSED, encoded by the coding sequence GTGGAGAGCACTGCGAAACTGGCGGTATTGATCGACGCCGACAACGCCAAGCCCTCGGCTCTGGAGGAGCTGCTGGCGGAGGTCGCCAAGTACGGGACCGCGCACGTCAAGCGGGCCTACGGCGACTGGACCGGAACTCAGCTGAAGGGCCGGAAGGACCAGTTGCTCGCCCAGTCGATCCAGCCGATCCAGCAGTTCGCCTACACCACCGGAAAGAACGCCACCGACTCCGCCATGGTCATAGACGCCATGGACCTGCTGTACTCGGGGCGCTTCGACGGGTTCTGCATCGTCTCCAGCGACAGCGACTTCACCCGCCTCGCGGCCCGCATCCGCGAGTCCGGCCTGACTGTATACGGCTTCGGAGAACGCAAGACCCCTAAGCCGTTCGTCGCGGCGTGCGACAAGTTCCTTTACATCGAGAATCTCAAGAGCGCCACCGCCCCGGCTGAGGCGAAACCGGCCGCGCGAGCCACGGCGGTCAAGCTGAAGGGCGACACCGCGCTGGTCAACCTCCTTCGTCAAGCAGTGGAGGCAGCCTCCGACGACGACGGCTGGGCCCACCTCGCGAACGTCGGCCACATCATCACCAAGCAGCGCTCCGACTTCGACTCCCGCACGTACGGCTACACCAAGCTGAGCGACCTCCTGGCCGCCACCACTCTGTTCGAGATGGACCGCCGCACTCCCGGCGGCGGAAAGACGGCCGTCATATACGCTCGCGACAAGCGCCACACCGGCAACGGTCCCAAGGAGACAGTGTCAGAGGACTGA
- a CDS encoding CopG family transcriptional regulator, producing the protein MSEPTGKYSITMPRDIAEAAKARSGPSGLSAYVAAAVARQIERDNLNELITVAEAEHGPVTDEEIQALRDQLHQARDNQATGGANAA; encoded by the coding sequence ATGAGTGAGCCTACCGGCAAGTACTCGATCACCATGCCGCGCGACATCGCCGAAGCCGCCAAGGCCCGCAGCGGCCCCTCCGGCCTGTCCGCCTATGTCGCCGCCGCCGTCGCCCGCCAGATCGAACGCGACAACCTCAACGAACTCATCACCGTCGCCGAAGCCGAACACGGCCCCGTCACCGACGAGGAGATCCAGGCCCTGCGCGACCAGCTCCACCAGGCCCGCGACAACCAGGCGACGGGCGGAGCGAACGCCGCGTGA
- a CDS encoding DMT family transporter has protein sequence MQNELNSRNESANAYLYLLATMAFFGSAFASSKSVVGHMPHQVAAVLRFGGGALILVLLLLLVGRKSKGNKLTAGQVMWAAAVGLLGVFAYNLFFFWGLSLAPSIDGSIIVPVLSPVITTGLLVVLGREKASAARICGLGLGVAGAALFFVGAGGAGAGADGSRLTGDLIYLLGALSWALYSIASKRVLAGTDPLRATTIGTLAGAFALLVPAIPAMPEVDWAALSGSTWMNVAYLAVGPTAVAYLFYYRGLRLVSPSTATVIMFTVPVFGVTCAVVFLGESFTVLQAAGAVVMLAGALLAVTQGRLRQRAPATTPGQAADDPAEPVHTGSTGR, from the coding sequence GTGCAGAACGAATTGAATTCGCGGAACGAGTCGGCGAACGCCTATCTCTACCTGCTCGCTACCATGGCGTTCTTCGGAAGCGCCTTCGCCAGTTCAAAATCGGTCGTCGGTCATATGCCGCATCAGGTGGCGGCAGTTCTGCGATTCGGTGGCGGAGCGCTGATCCTGGTACTTCTGCTCCTGCTCGTGGGGCGGAAGTCCAAGGGAAACAAACTCACTGCCGGACAGGTGATGTGGGCGGCGGCAGTGGGACTGCTCGGGGTGTTCGCCTACAATCTCTTCTTCTTCTGGGGCCTTTCCCTCGCTCCTTCGATCGACGGGAGCATCATCGTTCCGGTGCTGAGTCCGGTGATTACCACGGGACTTCTCGTCGTGCTCGGCAGGGAAAAGGCCTCGGCCGCCCGGATCTGCGGACTCGGGCTAGGTGTCGCGGGTGCGGCGCTGTTCTTCGTCGGCGCGGGGGGCGCGGGTGCCGGCGCGGACGGATCGCGTCTCACCGGCGATCTCATCTACCTTCTCGGAGCGCTCTCCTGGGCCCTCTACAGCATCGCGTCGAAAAGGGTGCTGGCAGGGACGGACCCACTCCGCGCGACCACCATCGGCACCCTCGCCGGGGCGTTCGCCCTGCTCGTTCCGGCCATCCCGGCGATGCCCGAGGTGGACTGGGCGGCACTGTCCGGAAGCACCTGGATGAACGTCGCGTACCTCGCCGTCGGTCCGACCGCGGTGGCGTACCTCTTCTACTACCGCGGGCTGCGCCTCGTCAGCCCTTCGACCGCCACCGTGATCATGTTCACGGTCCCCGTCTTCGGGGTGACCTGCGCCGTCGTCTTCCTGGGCGAGTCCTTCACCGTGCTCCAGGCCGCGGGTGCGGTCGTCATGCTCGCCGGCGCGCTGCTGGCCGTCACCCAGGGCCGACTCCGCCAGAGGGCGCCCGCCACCACGCCCGGACAGGCCGCCGACGACCCGGCGGAGCCCGTGCACACAGGATCCACCGGCCGCTGA
- a CDS encoding dsDNA nuclease domain-containing protein, which yields MGELCEQAILPCIEGSALCASAHEAAVALAPADGGRRSRRGFAYQDAVTLLDCLDMLEGRWTAVSWEDLEDILCHRDGAPVYRQVKTIEEAGTRHSIANVCKPEEKKAADSSYLGKLFLGKPLPDGTRFTFIVNETPQRDLYAFVAERDRPRGPVSADARADIVKRLSGVQLPDGRDIGWCVDRLDVLVEARTIDQVEAEAMARLAPLVEACLGEKPLYEEVEEVMIWLISKYIARSALELRPTTFTADDFGRDLDDSVRRATGRRRDGSTELLMKLKLKLRAAEIPEPEAEAQHDAMLAYRRTYRASVGTRRRAYDDLADQINAICTLTMAKRRAGRLAAGSAAYFETLVAVSDLPEVTSRQFTLAEAHAVLSDITARCQNRYADAS from the coding sequence ATGGGGGAACTGTGCGAACAGGCCATTTTGCCGTGTATCGAGGGTTCAGCGCTGTGCGCCAGCGCGCACGAGGCAGCCGTGGCTCTCGCGCCTGCTGACGGCGGCCGTCGGAGCAGGCGCGGGTTCGCCTACCAGGATGCCGTCACGTTGCTGGACTGCCTGGACATGCTCGAAGGGCGGTGGACGGCTGTCTCGTGGGAGGACCTGGAGGACATCCTGTGTCATCGGGACGGCGCCCCCGTATACCGGCAGGTCAAGACGATCGAGGAAGCCGGTACGCGGCACAGTATCGCCAACGTTTGCAAGCCGGAGGAGAAGAAGGCCGCAGACAGCAGCTATCTGGGCAAGCTGTTCCTGGGCAAGCCGCTGCCGGACGGCACACGGTTCACCTTCATCGTCAACGAGACGCCCCAGCGGGACCTGTATGCGTTCGTCGCGGAACGTGATCGTCCTCGCGGCCCGGTGAGCGCGGACGCCCGCGCGGACATCGTCAAGAGGCTCAGCGGGGTGCAACTGCCAGACGGCAGGGACATCGGATGGTGTGTCGACCGCCTGGACGTCCTGGTGGAGGCGCGCACCATCGACCAGGTCGAGGCCGAGGCCATGGCGCGACTGGCGCCACTGGTGGAAGCGTGCCTGGGCGAGAAACCGCTGTACGAGGAAGTCGAGGAGGTCATGATCTGGCTGATCTCCAAGTACATAGCCCGCAGCGCCCTTGAGCTGCGACCGACAACCTTCACCGCGGACGACTTCGGCCGGGACCTGGACGACAGCGTGCGCAGAGCAACCGGGCGACGGCGAGACGGTTCCACCGAACTGTTGATGAAACTCAAGCTCAAGCTGCGAGCTGCCGAAATACCGGAGCCCGAGGCGGAAGCCCAGCACGATGCCATGCTCGCCTACCGTCGGACCTACCGCGCCAGTGTCGGCACCCGGCGCCGCGCGTACGACGACCTGGCCGATCAGATCAACGCCATCTGCACGCTCACGATGGCGAAACGACGCGCCGGACGCCTCGCCGCCGGCTCGGCGGCGTACTTCGAGACGCTTGTGGCCGTGAGCGACCTGCCCGAGGTGACCAGCCGGCAGTTCACCCTCGCCGAGGCCCACGCAGTGCTTTCCGACATCACGGCACGCTGCCAGAACAGGTACGCCGATGCCTCATAA